In a single window of the Streptacidiphilus sp. P02-A3a genome:
- a CDS encoding lipopolysaccharide biosynthesis protein, with amino-acid sequence MSNPLAKLLRVIPAGTHLVIGGTMVLGAASYIQISIAGHALASSPRAAVSELWSLVMTVSLGLFFPIEQELTRVVAARAVRGEGVAPVLRRAALLTLGLLVLIGGALALGAGPLANTFFGGDRTLVWAFAGSLVGMALVYLTRGILAGLGLFNSYGISLALDGGLRIVLAGGLFLAGSHSAVAYGLVLAAAPLFAMLCTLPATLRGCRPGPLMPWNELFQNMTMMITASVLAQVVVNAAVITTALVHTDTRVTFALLSAGVLCRIPLFVFGSLQPTLMTGLSTTATTGDRAGFRKMLVQTCAVIVGLGLAGAIPAVFIGSWLIHTFLGAPNVLGSMDFFWFSAGTMCYMLAMVLGQALMALGRHRWQMLAWLLGTAALVAVTLVPGLVTTRVEVAYAFGSLVTAAVMLLTLVQGVTKRSSGPATNGAAAASALENV; translated from the coding sequence ATGAGCAACCCGCTGGCGAAGCTGCTGCGCGTGATCCCCGCCGGGACCCACCTGGTCATCGGCGGGACGATGGTCCTCGGCGCGGCCTCGTACATCCAGATCTCGATCGCCGGCCACGCGCTGGCCAGCAGCCCGCGCGCGGCCGTGTCCGAGCTGTGGTCGCTGGTGATGACGGTCAGCCTGGGGCTGTTCTTCCCGATCGAGCAGGAGCTCACCCGAGTGGTGGCGGCCCGCGCGGTGCGCGGCGAGGGGGTGGCCCCGGTGCTGCGCCGGGCCGCGCTGCTCACCCTCGGGCTGCTGGTGCTGATCGGCGGCGCGCTGGCGCTGGGCGCGGGCCCGCTGGCGAACACCTTCTTCGGCGGCGACCGCACCCTGGTCTGGGCCTTCGCGGGCTCGCTGGTCGGGATGGCGCTGGTCTACCTGACCCGGGGCATCCTGGCCGGGCTCGGCCTGTTCAACTCGTACGGCATCTCGCTCGCGCTGGACGGCGGGCTGCGGATCGTGCTGGCCGGCGGCCTGTTCCTGGCGGGCAGCCACTCGGCGGTGGCGTACGGCCTGGTGCTCGCGGCGGCCCCGCTGTTCGCCATGCTCTGCACGCTCCCGGCGACGCTGCGCGGCTGCCGCCCGGGCCCGCTGATGCCCTGGAACGAGCTGTTCCAGAACATGACCATGATGATCACCGCCTCGGTGCTGGCGCAGGTCGTGGTCAACGCGGCGGTGATCACCACCGCGCTGGTGCACACCGATACCCGGGTCACCTTCGCGCTGCTGAGCGCCGGGGTGCTGTGCCGGATCCCGCTGTTCGTCTTCGGCTCGCTACAGCCCACGCTGATGACCGGGCTGTCCACCACGGCCACCACCGGCGACCGCGCGGGCTTTCGAAAAATGCTGGTGCAGACCTGCGCGGTGATCGTCGGACTGGGTCTGGCGGGTGCCATTCCGGCCGTGTTCATCGGTTCATGGCTTATTCATACCTTCCTGGGTGCGCCGAACGTCCTCGGCTCCATGGACTTCTTCTGGTTCTCGGCCGGGACCATGTGCTACATGCTGGCCATGGTGCTCGGGCAGGCGCTGATGGCCCTTGGAAGGCATCGTTGGCAGATGCTCGCCTGGCTCCTGGGGACGGCCGCACTGGTGGCCGTCACGCTCGTGCCAGGCCTGGTTACCACCCGGGTTGAGGTAGCGTATGCGTTCGGATCGCTGGTGACCGCGGCAGTCATGCTCCTCACCCTGGTCCAGGGTGTCACCAAGAGATCATCCGGTCCCGCAACCAACGGCGCCGCTGCGGCGTCTGCGTTGGAAAATGTCTGA
- the rfbD gene encoding dTDP-4-dehydrorhamnose reductase, whose protein sequence is MSDTQQPTSWLVVGAGGQLGQDLLDVLAGTSGVRAEGLTRAELDITDPAAVRAAVAGHQVVVNAAAWTNVDAAETAEEAAAAVNGAGARNLAAACAGTGARLLQVSTDYVFAGDGDSPYQESAPTGPVSAYGRSKLLGERAVAELLPEHGYIVRTAWLYGEHGRNFVATMLKLSAQRDTLDVVDDQRGQPTWSHDLARQLRDLGQAAVEGGAPAGIYHGTASGETTWFELARTVFELSGLDPERVRPTTSAAFVQAAKRPAYSVLGHDRWVEAGLKPLPHWRDSLAEALRRPGFAALTGSPGPG, encoded by the coding sequence GTGAGCGACACGCAGCAGCCGACCAGCTGGCTGGTCGTCGGCGCCGGCGGCCAGCTCGGCCAGGACCTGCTGGACGTCCTGGCCGGGACGTCCGGGGTACGCGCCGAGGGGCTCACCCGGGCCGAGCTCGACATCACCGACCCGGCGGCCGTGCGCGCCGCCGTGGCCGGGCACCAGGTCGTCGTCAACGCCGCCGCCTGGACCAACGTCGACGCCGCCGAGACCGCCGAGGAGGCCGCCGCCGCCGTCAACGGCGCCGGTGCCCGCAACCTCGCCGCCGCCTGCGCCGGGACCGGCGCCCGGCTGTTGCAGGTCTCCACGGACTACGTGTTCGCCGGGGACGGCGACAGCCCGTACCAGGAGTCGGCGCCCACCGGCCCGGTCAGCGCCTACGGCCGCAGCAAGCTGCTGGGCGAGCGGGCCGTCGCCGAGCTGCTGCCGGAGCACGGCTACATCGTCCGCACCGCCTGGCTGTACGGCGAGCACGGCCGCAACTTCGTGGCCACCATGCTGAAGCTGTCGGCCCAGCGCGACACCCTGGATGTGGTCGACGACCAGCGCGGCCAGCCCACCTGGTCGCACGACCTGGCGCGGCAGCTGCGCGACCTCGGCCAGGCCGCGGTCGAGGGCGGCGCCCCGGCCGGGATCTACCACGGCACGGCCTCCGGCGAGACCACCTGGTTCGAGCTGGCCCGGACGGTGTTCGAGCTCAGCGGGCTCGACCCGGAGCGGGTCCGGCCGACCACCTCGGCCGCCTTCGTCCAGGCCGCCAAGCGGCCCGCGTACAGCGTGCTGGGCCACGACCGCTGGGTCGAGGCCGGGCTCAAGCCGCTGCCGCACTGGCGGGACAGCCTGGCCGAGGCGCTGCGGCGGCCCGGCTTCGCGGCCCTCACCGGATCCCCGGGTCCCGGATGA
- the rfbB gene encoding dTDP-glucose 4,6-dehydratase has product MRILVTGGAGFIGSEFVRSLLGGADGAPDTSITVLDKLTYSGVEANLAPVAAHPGYRFVRGDICDADVVDQVMPGHDAVVHFAAESHVDRSIAGAGPFVTTNVLGTQVLLDSARKHGVGRFVHVSTDEVYGSISEGSWTETWPLQPNSPYSASKAGSDLLALAYHRTHGMDVVVTRCSNNYGHYQFPEKVIPLFTTNLLDGHKVPLYGTGGNIRDWLHVSDHCRGIELALLKGRAGEVYNIGGGTEITNRELTGLLLAAAGADWDMVVPVEDRKGHDLRYSLDISKISEELGYAPKVSFEEGLAATIAWYRDNRAWWEPLKQKAALGQ; this is encoded by the coding sequence ATGCGAATCCTCGTCACCGGCGGCGCCGGTTTCATTGGCTCCGAGTTCGTCCGCTCACTGCTCGGTGGTGCCGACGGTGCTCCGGACACCTCGATCACCGTTCTGGACAAGCTCACCTACTCCGGGGTCGAGGCCAACCTCGCCCCGGTCGCGGCCCACCCCGGCTACCGCTTCGTGCGGGGCGACATCTGCGACGCCGACGTGGTCGACCAGGTGATGCCCGGCCACGACGCCGTGGTGCACTTCGCCGCCGAGTCCCACGTCGACCGCTCCATCGCGGGCGCCGGACCGTTCGTCACCACCAACGTCCTGGGGACGCAGGTGCTGCTCGACTCGGCCCGCAAGCACGGCGTCGGGCGCTTCGTCCACGTCTCCACGGACGAGGTCTACGGCTCGATCAGCGAGGGCTCCTGGACCGAGACCTGGCCGTTGCAGCCGAACTCGCCGTACTCGGCCTCCAAGGCCGGTTCCGACCTGCTGGCGCTGGCCTACCACCGCACCCACGGCATGGACGTGGTGGTGACCCGCTGCTCCAACAACTACGGGCACTACCAGTTCCCGGAGAAGGTCATCCCGCTGTTCACCACCAACCTGCTGGACGGCCACAAGGTGCCGCTGTACGGCACCGGCGGCAACATCCGGGACTGGCTGCACGTCTCCGACCACTGCCGCGGCATCGAGCTGGCGCTGCTCAAGGGCCGGGCCGGTGAGGTCTACAACATCGGCGGCGGCACCGAGATCACCAACCGCGAGCTGACCGGCCTGCTGCTGGCCGCTGCCGGGGCGGACTGGGACATGGTGGTCCCGGTCGAGGACCGCAAGGGCCACGACCTGCGCTACTCCCTGGACATCAGCAAGATCAGCGAGGAGCTGGGCTACGCCCCGAAGGTCTCCTTCGAGGAGGGCCTGGCCGCCACCATCGCCTGGTACCGCGACAACCGCGCCTGGTGGGAGCCGCTGAAGCAGAAGGCGGCGCTGGGCCAGTGA
- the rfbA gene encoding glucose-1-phosphate thymidylyltransferase RfbA — MRGILLAGGTGSRLWPLTRAISKQLMPVFDKPMVYYPLTTLMMAGIQEILIITTPQDQEQFQRLLGDGSQFGLRLEYVVQERPEGLAQAFTLGAEFIGEESVALVLGDNIFHGSGLGTRLSQHEALVGGRVFAYPVADPSAYGVVEFDADGNALSLEEKPEHPKSRYAVPGLYFYDNRVVEIAAGLKPSARGELEITAVNEQYLRDGQLQVTVLDRGTAWLDTGTFASLMKASEYVRVIEERQGYKIGCVEEVAWRMGYIDDDRLRELAEPLCKSGYGDYLLELLKENVR, encoded by the coding sequence ATGCGAGGCATTCTTCTGGCAGGTGGCACCGGTTCACGGTTGTGGCCGCTCACCCGCGCCATCTCCAAGCAACTCATGCCGGTGTTCGACAAGCCGATGGTCTACTACCCGCTCACCACGCTGATGATGGCGGGGATCCAGGAGATCCTCATCATCACCACCCCACAGGACCAGGAGCAGTTCCAGCGCCTGCTCGGCGACGGCTCGCAGTTCGGGCTCCGCCTGGAGTACGTGGTCCAGGAGCGCCCCGAGGGCCTGGCCCAGGCGTTCACCCTGGGCGCGGAGTTCATCGGCGAGGAGTCGGTGGCGCTGGTCCTCGGCGACAACATCTTCCACGGCAGCGGCCTCGGCACCCGGCTCAGCCAGCACGAGGCCCTGGTCGGCGGCCGGGTGTTCGCGTACCCGGTGGCGGACCCGAGCGCCTACGGCGTGGTCGAGTTCGACGCGGACGGCAACGCCCTCTCGCTGGAGGAGAAGCCGGAGCACCCCAAGTCCCGCTACGCCGTGCCCGGCCTGTACTTCTACGACAACCGGGTGGTCGAGATCGCCGCCGGGCTGAAGCCGAGCGCGCGCGGCGAGCTGGAGATCACCGCGGTCAACGAGCAGTACCTGCGTGACGGCCAGTTGCAGGTCACCGTGCTCGATCGGGGAACGGCCTGGCTGGACACCGGAACCTTCGCCTCGCTGATGAAGGCGTCCGAGTACGTCCGGGTCATCGAGGAGCGCCAGGGCTACAAGATCGGCTGCGTCGAGGAGGTGGCCTGGCGGATGGGGTACATCGACGACGACCGGCTGCGGGAGCTCGCCGAGCCCCTGTGCAAGAGCGGCTACGGCGACTACCTGCTGGAACTCCTGAAGGAGAACGTTCGATGA
- the rfbC gene encoding dTDP-4-dehydrorhamnose 3,5-epimerase, translated as MKIRPLSIEGAWEITTKQHGDPRGMFMEWYRFDHLAEAVGHPLNLAQGNLSVSAAGVVRGIHFADVPPGQAKYVTCVRGAVLDVVVDLRVGSPTFGRWEGVRLDETDRAAVYLSEGLGHGFCALSDDATLTYLCSATYNPTGEHGIHPLDPDLAIDWPATAPQLSAKDEAAPTLAEALSSGLLPDYQQTLAFTASLRERG; from the coding sequence ATGAAGATCCGCCCGCTGAGCATCGAGGGCGCCTGGGAGATCACCACCAAGCAGCACGGTGACCCGCGCGGGATGTTCATGGAGTGGTACCGGTTCGACCACCTCGCCGAGGCGGTCGGCCACCCGCTGAACCTGGCGCAGGGGAACCTGTCGGTGTCCGCGGCCGGGGTGGTCCGCGGCATCCACTTCGCCGACGTCCCCCCGGGCCAGGCCAAGTACGTGACCTGTGTCCGCGGCGCGGTGCTCGACGTGGTGGTGGACCTGCGGGTGGGCTCCCCCACCTTCGGCCGCTGGGAGGGCGTCCGGCTGGACGAGACCGACCGGGCGGCGGTCTACCTCTCCGAGGGCCTGGGGCACGGCTTCTGCGCGCTCAGCGACGACGCGACGCTGACCTACCTCTGCTCGGCGACGTACAACCCGACCGGTGAGCACGGCATCCACCCGCTCGACCCGGACCTGGCCATCGACTGGCCGGCCACCGCGCCGCAGCTGTCCGCCAAGGACGAGGCCGCGCCCACCCTGGCCGAGGCGCTCTCCTCCGGGCTGCTGCCCGACTACCAGCAGACCCTGGCCTTCACCGCGTCGCTGCGCGAGCGCGGCTGA
- the tuf gene encoding elongation factor Tu — MAKAKFERTKPHVNIGTIGHIDHGKTTLTAAITKVLHDAYPTLNEASAFDQIDKAPEERQRGITISIAHVEYQTEARHYAHVDCPGHADYIKNMITGAAQMDGAILVVAATDGPMPQTKEHVLLARQVGVPSIVVALNKADMVDDEEILELVELEVRELLSEYEFPGDDLPVVRVSALKALEGDKEWGEKLLGLMAAVDEFIPTPARDVEKPFLMPIEDVFTITGRGTVVTGRIERGVLKVNETVDIIGIKQTKTTTTVTGIEMFRKLLDEGQAGENVGLLLRGIKREDVERGQVIIKPGTVTPHTDFEAQAYILSKDEGGRHTPFFNNYRPQFYFRTTDVTGVVTLPEGTEMVMPGDNTAMTVVLIQPIAMEEGLKFAIREGGRTVGAGQVTKILK; from the coding sequence GTGGCGAAGGCGAAGTTCGAGCGGACGAAGCCCCACGTCAACATCGGCACCATCGGTCACATCGACCACGGTAAGACGACCCTTACCGCGGCGATCACCAAGGTGCTGCACGACGCGTACCCGACCCTGAACGAGGCCTCGGCCTTCGACCAGATCGACAAGGCGCCGGAAGAGCGTCAGCGCGGTATCACCATCTCCATCGCGCACGTCGAGTACCAGACCGAGGCGCGTCACTACGCCCACGTCGACTGCCCGGGTCACGCGGACTACATCAAGAACATGATCACCGGTGCCGCCCAGATGGACGGCGCGATCCTGGTCGTGGCCGCCACCGACGGCCCGATGCCGCAGACCAAGGAGCACGTGCTCCTGGCCCGCCAGGTCGGCGTGCCCTCCATCGTCGTCGCGCTGAACAAGGCCGACATGGTGGACGACGAGGAGATCCTGGAGCTCGTCGAGCTTGAGGTCCGCGAGCTGCTCTCGGAGTACGAGTTCCCGGGCGACGACCTCCCGGTCGTGCGCGTCTCGGCGCTCAAGGCGCTTGAGGGCGACAAGGAGTGGGGCGAGAAGCTGCTCGGCCTGATGGCCGCGGTGGACGAGTTCATCCCGACCCCGGCCCGTGACGTCGAGAAGCCCTTCCTCATGCCGATCGAGGACGTCTTCACGATCACCGGTCGTGGCACCGTCGTCACCGGCCGTATCGAGCGCGGTGTCCTCAAGGTCAACGAGACCGTGGACATCATCGGCATCAAGCAGACCAAGACGACCACCACGGTCACCGGCATCGAGATGTTCCGCAAGCTGCTGGACGAGGGCCAGGCGGGCGAGAACGTCGGTCTGCTCCTCCGTGGCATCAAGCGCGAGGACGTCGAGCGCGGCCAGGTCATCATCAAGCCGGGTACGGTCACCCCGCACACCGACTTCGAGGCGCAGGCGTACATCCTGTCGAAGGACGAGGGTGGCCGTCACACCCCCTTCTTCAACAACTACCGCCCGCAGTTCTACTTCCGCACCACGGACGTGACCGGCGTCGTGACCCTCCCCGAGGGCACCGAGATGGTCATGCCCGGCGACAACACCGCCATGACCGTCGTGCTGATCCAGCCGATCGCCATGGAGGAGGGCCTCAAGTTCGCCATCCGTGAGGGTGGCCGGACCGTCGGCGCCGGCCAGGTCACCAAGATCCTCAAGTAG
- the fusA gene encoding elongation factor G translates to MAATSLDLARVRNIGIMAHIDAGKTTTTERILFYTGVSYKIGEVHDGAATMDWMEQEQERGITITSAATTCHWSVDGEDNTINIIDTPGHVDFTIEVERSLRVLDGAVTVFDGVAGVEPQSETVWRQADRYNVPRICFVNKLDRTGAEFFRCVDSIIDRLGAVPLVMQLPVGAEASFAGVIDLVKMKALLWSAEAAKGEMYDTVDIPDTHTEIAEEWRAKLIETAAEGDDELMEMFLEGEEPTEEQLIAGIRRGTIAGNFTPVFCGTAFKNKGVQPLLDAVVKFLPSPIDVEGVTGHKPGDESVEIFRKASDEEPLSALAFKIMSDPHLGKLTFVRVYSGRLEAGSAVLNSVKGRKERIGKIYRMHANKREEIDSVGAGDIVAVMGLKQTTTGETLSDEKQPVILESMDFPAPVIRVAIEPKSKGDQERLGVAIQRLAEEDPSFQVNTDEETGQTIIAGMGELHLEVLVDRMKREFRVEANVGKPQVAYRETIRAAVERIDYTHKKQTGGSGQFAKIQIAIEPIESGEGYEFVNKVTGGRVPKEYIPSVDAGAQEAMEFGVLAGYPLQGVRVILLDGASHDVDSSELAFKIAGSMAFKEGARRAKPVILEPMMAVEVTTPEDYMGDVIGDINSRRGQIQAMDERSGARVVKALVPLSEMFGYVGDLRSKTSGRASYSMQFDSYAEVPRNVAEEIIAKAKGE, encoded by the coding sequence ATGGCTGCAACCTCCCTTGACCTCGCCAGGGTCCGCAACATCGGGATCATGGCGCACATCGACGCGGGCAAGACCACCACCACCGAGCGGATCCTGTTCTACACCGGTGTCTCGTACAAGATCGGTGAGGTCCACGATGGCGCTGCCACCATGGACTGGATGGAGCAGGAGCAGGAGCGCGGCATCACGATCACGTCGGCCGCGACGACCTGTCACTGGTCGGTGGACGGCGAAGACAACACCATCAACATCATCGACACCCCGGGCCACGTCGACTTCACCATTGAGGTGGAGCGTTCGCTGCGCGTCCTGGACGGTGCCGTCACGGTGTTCGACGGTGTCGCCGGTGTCGAGCCCCAGTCGGAGACGGTGTGGCGTCAGGCTGACCGCTACAACGTCCCGCGTATCTGCTTCGTCAACAAGCTGGACCGGACCGGCGCGGAGTTCTTCCGCTGCGTCGACTCGATCATTGACCGCCTGGGCGCCGTCCCGCTGGTCATGCAGCTGCCCGTGGGTGCCGAGGCCAGCTTCGCCGGTGTCATCGACCTGGTGAAGATGAAGGCCCTGCTCTGGTCGGCCGAGGCCGCCAAGGGCGAGATGTACGACACCGTCGACATCCCGGACACGCACACCGAGATCGCCGAAGAGTGGCGTGCCAAGCTCATCGAGACCGCCGCCGAGGGCGACGACGAGCTGATGGAGATGTTCCTGGAGGGCGAGGAGCCCACCGAGGAGCAGCTGATCGCGGGCATTCGCCGCGGCACCATCGCCGGCAACTTCACCCCGGTCTTCTGTGGCACCGCGTTCAAGAACAAGGGTGTTCAGCCCCTGCTCGACGCGGTCGTGAAGTTCCTCCCCTCCCCGATCGACGTCGAGGGCGTCACCGGCCACAAGCCGGGCGACGAGTCGGTGGAGATCTTCCGCAAGGCCTCGGACGAGGAGCCGCTGTCGGCGCTCGCGTTCAAGATCATGTCCGACCCGCACCTGGGCAAGCTCACCTTCGTCCGGGTCTACTCCGGGCGCCTTGAGGCCGGCAGCGCCGTCCTCAACTCGGTGAAGGGCCGCAAGGAGCGCATCGGCAAGATCTACCGGATGCACGCCAACAAGCGTGAGGAGATCGACTCGGTGGGCGCCGGCGACATCGTCGCCGTCATGGGTCTGAAGCAGACCACCACCGGCGAGACCCTGAGCGACGAGAAGCAGCCGGTCATCCTGGAGTCCATGGACTTCCCGGCCCCGGTCATCCGCGTCGCGATCGAGCCGAAGTCGAAGGGCGACCAGGAGCGTCTGGGCGTCGCGATCCAACGGCTGGCCGAGGAGGACCCGTCCTTCCAGGTCAACACCGACGAGGAGACCGGCCAGACCATCATCGCGGGTATGGGCGAGCTGCACCTTGAGGTGCTGGTCGACCGTATGAAGCGGGAGTTCCGGGTCGAGGCCAACGTCGGCAAGCCGCAGGTCGCCTACCGCGAGACCATTCGCGCGGCGGTCGAGCGGATCGACTACACGCACAAGAAGCAGACCGGTGGCTCCGGCCAGTTCGCGAAGATCCAGATCGCGATCGAGCCGATCGAGTCCGGCGAGGGCTACGAGTTCGTCAACAAGGTCACCGGTGGCCGTGTGCCGAAGGAGTACATCCCCTCGGTGGACGCCGGTGCCCAGGAGGCCATGGAGTTCGGCGTGCTCGCCGGCTACCCGCTCCAGGGCGTCCGGGTGATCCTGCTCGACGGTGCCTCGCACGACGTCGACTCCTCGGAGCTGGCGTTCAAGATCGCCGGTTCGATGGCCTTCAAGGAGGGCGCCCGTCGGGCGAAGCCCGTGATCCTTGAGCCGATGATGGCCGTCGAGGTCACCACGCCCGAGGACTACATGGGCGACGTGATCGGCGACATCAACTCGCGCCGTGGCCAGATCCAGGCCATGGACGAGCGCAGCGGCGCCCGCGTCGTCAAGGCTCTCGTCCCGCTGTCGGAGATGTTCGGCTACGTCGGCGACCTGCGCAGCAAGACGTCCGGCCGTGCCAGCTACTCCATGCAGTTCGACTCGTACGCCGAGGTTCCCCGGAACGTGGCGGAAGAGATCATCGCTAAGGCCAAGGGCGAGTAG
- the rpsG gene encoding 30S ribosomal protein S7, with the protein MPRKGPAPKRPVIIDPVYGSPVVTSLVNKILLHGKRSTAERIVYGALEGVREKTGADPVVALKRALENVKPTLEVKSRRVGGATYQVPVEVKPGRANTLALRWLVGYSRARREKTMTERLLNEILDASNGLGASVKRREDTHKMAESNKAFAHYRW; encoded by the coding sequence ATGCCTCGCAAGGGCCCCGCACCGAAGCGCCCGGTCATCATCGACCCGGTCTACGGCTCCCCTGTGGTGACGTCGCTCGTCAACAAGATCCTGCTGCACGGCAAGCGCTCCACCGCCGAGCGCATCGTGTACGGCGCCCTCGAAGGCGTCCGCGAGAAGACCGGCGCCGACCCGGTGGTCGCGCTCAAGCGCGCCCTGGAGAACGTCAAGCCGACCCTTGAGGTCAAGTCCCGCCGTGTCGGTGGCGCGACGTACCAGGTCCCGGTCGAGGTCAAGCCCGGCCGTGCCAACACCCTGGCGCTGCGCTGGCTCGTCGGCTACTCCCGCGCGCGTCGCGAGAAGACCATGACCGAGCGCCTGCTGAACGAGATCCTGGACGCGAGCAACGGTCTGGGTGCCTCGGTGAAGCGTCGCGAGGACACGCACAAGATGGCCGAGTCCAACAAGGCCTTCGCCCACTACCGCTGGTAG
- a CDS encoding DUF1707 and DUF4190 domain-containing protein → MHPGRPAWPPSPGAAGASPFAPPLAGPQAGPGQAPDISGMRAAHADRERTVDVLKAAFAEGRLTADEYSERVERVYKAQTYGELSGIVQDLPSGPMPLPYLTPSAYLPAAFAPQPYPPVDPYPYPRGYGQPYPGMYPGPYAAPPFGPPARRTNGLAVAALVLGITEFWTLGLTAVPALICGHSARAQIRRQGGEGSGMATAGIVLGWLAVGLWGLVIMLAVLAGSSSGASPGG, encoded by the coding sequence GTGCACCCTGGGCGCCCCGCCTGGCCGCCGTCCCCCGGCGCCGCCGGCGCCAGCCCCTTCGCGCCGCCGCTCGCCGGACCGCAGGCCGGTCCGGGGCAGGCCCCCGACATCAGCGGGATGCGGGCCGCGCACGCCGACCGGGAGCGGACCGTCGACGTGCTCAAGGCCGCGTTCGCCGAGGGGCGGTTGACCGCCGACGAGTACAGCGAGCGCGTCGAACGGGTGTACAAGGCTCAGACGTACGGCGAACTCTCGGGCATCGTCCAGGACCTGCCGAGCGGTCCGATGCCACTGCCCTACCTGACCCCCTCCGCCTACCTCCCGGCCGCCTTCGCGCCGCAGCCGTACCCGCCGGTCGACCCGTACCCGTACCCGCGCGGCTACGGCCAGCCGTACCCGGGGATGTACCCGGGGCCCTACGCCGCGCCGCCGTTCGGCCCGCCGGCGCGGCGCACCAACGGCCTCGCGGTGGCCGCGCTGGTGCTCGGGATCACCGAGTTCTGGACCCTCGGACTGACCGCCGTACCCGCTCTGATCTGCGGTCACTCCGCCCGCGCGCAGATCCGGCGGCAGGGTGGCGAGGGGTCGGGGATGGCCACCGCCGGGATCGTCCTGGGGTGGCTGGCGGTGGGGCTGTGGGGGCTGGTGATCATGCTCGCGGTGCTGGCCGGGAGCAGTTCCGGCGCGAGTCCCGGCGGCTGA